One Methanofollis sp. DNA segment encodes these proteins:
- a CDS encoding PRC-barrel domain-containing protein, giving the protein MSTIFSRGLARKKVMSNDGMIIGQIKNLMVDLDTGEVIDLIVKPDASFDTAGYRMDGEHMLIAFEAVKDARDYIVVDRYLSKK; this is encoded by the coding sequence ATGAGTACGATCTTTTCACGGGGCCTTGCACGCAAAAAAGTGATGAGCAATGACGGGATGATCATCGGCCAGATCAAGAACCTCATGGTCGACCTTGATACCGGCGAGGTGATCGACCTGATCGTCAAACCTGATGCCTCCTTCGACACGGCAGGATACAGGATGGACGGCGAACACATGCTTATTGCCTTCGAAGCGGTCAAGGACGCACGCGACTACATCGTGGTCGACCGGTACCTCTCGAAGAAATAA
- a CDS encoding CBS domain-containing protein, producing the protein MDLSLIQKEILITLITLYHRHSRAIKGEEIADVLKRNPGTVRNQMQSLKALSLVDGVPGPKGGYNPSAQAYRELNLMNYDQESHVPIARNGTEVEGANVAEIDFTTLCHPDICHALIRILGSVKVFDIGDQITIGPTPVNKLLVRGEIFGKDEVKSSLLISIIEMISLPKKSVRHYMSAPILALSSEDTLKSAASFFAQHRIHGAPVMDSERLAGIVTLTDLADGLDQGLDLATPVTAVMTSDVVEADADTHLYEVIRRFKEREIGRLIVVEGGKPIGIITQSDIIGVFPAL; encoded by the coding sequence ATGGATTTATCGCTCATACAGAAAGAGATACTCATCACCCTCATCACCCTGTACCACCGACATTCCCGCGCGATCAAGGGGGAGGAGATCGCCGACGTGCTCAAGCGCAATCCCGGGACAGTCAGGAACCAGATGCAGTCCCTCAAGGCTCTCAGCCTCGTCGACGGCGTCCCCGGCCCGAAGGGAGGGTACAACCCCTCGGCACAGGCCTACCGCGAGCTCAATCTCATGAACTATGACCAGGAGTCGCATGTCCCGATCGCCAGGAACGGCACCGAAGTCGAGGGAGCCAATGTGGCGGAGATCGACTTCACCACCCTCTGCCACCCTGACATCTGCCACGCGCTGATCCGGATCCTCGGGAGCGTGAAGGTCTTCGATATCGGGGACCAGATCACCATCGGCCCGACCCCGGTGAACAAACTCCTTGTTAGGGGGGAGATATTCGGAAAAGACGAGGTAAAAAGTTCGCTTCTCATTTCCATCATCGAGATGATCTCCCTCCCGAAAAAATCGGTCCGGCATTATATGAGCGCCCCGATCCTCGCGCTCTCCTCGGAAGATACTCTCAAATCCGCGGCGTCCTTTTTTGCGCAGCACCGCATCCATGGGGCGCCGGTGATGGACAGTGAGAGGCTCGCCGGGATCGTCACCCTGACCGACCTTGCCGACGGACTGGACCAGGGACTTGACCTTGCCACACCGGTCACCGCGGTGATGACCTCGGATGTCGTCGAAGCCGATGCCGACACCCATCTCTACGAGGTGATCCGGCGCTTTAAAGAGCGTGAAATCGGGCGTCTCATCGTTGTAGAGGGCGGAAAGCCCATCGGGATCATCACCCAGTCGGACATCATAGGTGTCTTCCCCGCACTGTAA
- a CDS encoding histone family protein → MSELPIAPVGRIIKNAGAERVSADGSEALATLMEDYGTVLAREAIKLTRHAGRKTVKSVDIKMASEILK, encoded by the coding sequence ATGAGCGAACTGCCAATTGCACCAGTCGGAAGGATCATCAAGAATGCCGGTGCTGAGCGTGTCAGTGCCGACGGGAGCGAGGCTCTGGCCACTCTGATGGAAGACTACGGCACGGTTCTCGCACGGGAGGCGATCAAACTCACCCGTCATGCGGGAAGAAAGACCGTCAAGTCCGTGGACATCAAGATGGCCTCCGAGATTCTCAAGTGA
- a CDS encoding presenilin family intramembrane aspartyl protease PSH, whose amino-acid sequence MDIRNNMPLMVMPAMLIVVEVLGILLALPMQSAGVAAFEDPTSVANPFIFLGLLLAFTLLMLGLIRIGGKKVILGLVALSIFLTFYYIFWTLSAVVLGVSSAAFILPIAAAGAATAVLFLYPEWYVIDTLGILIAGGVASIFGISLAVLPVILLLSLLAVYDALSVYRTKHMIALAEGIIDLKTPILFVIPKKRDFSFRKEGMNLQQEKEERGAFIMGMGDLIMPSILVVSAQVFVPAPTLWFISVPALGAMAGSVVGMAVLLKFVLSGRPQAGLPPLNGGAILGFLLGCALSGSWGWLLIA is encoded by the coding sequence ATGGATATTCGGAATAACATGCCCCTGATGGTGATGCCGGCGATGCTGATCGTGGTCGAGGTGCTCGGCATCCTCCTTGCCCTGCCGATGCAGTCGGCCGGCGTTGCGGCCTTTGAAGACCCGACATCTGTCGCAAATCCCTTTATATTTCTCGGCCTCCTCCTGGCCTTCACTCTTCTCATGCTCGGTCTGATCAGGATCGGCGGAAAGAAAGTGATCCTCGGACTTGTTGCGCTCTCCATATTCCTGACTTTCTACTACATCTTCTGGACTCTGTCGGCCGTCGTCCTCGGAGTTTCTTCTGCCGCGTTCATCCTCCCAATCGCGGCCGCCGGTGCAGCCACGGCCGTCCTCTTCCTGTACCCCGAGTGGTACGTCATCGACACCCTCGGCATCCTTATCGCCGGGGGCGTCGCCTCCATCTTCGGGATCTCCCTTGCCGTCCTGCCGGTGATCCTCCTTCTCTCTCTCCTTGCCGTCTATGACGCTCTCTCGGTGTACAGGACAAAGCACATGATCGCCCTTGCCGAGGGTATCATCGACCTCAAGACGCCCATCCTCTTCGTCATACCAAAGAAGAGAGATTTTTCGTTCAGAAAAGAAGGGATGAACCTTCAGCAGGAGAAGGAAGAGCGCGGGGCATTTATCATGGGGATGGGCGACCTGATCATGCCGTCCATCCTTGTCGTCTCGGCCCAGGTCTTCGTCCCGGCCCCGACCCTCTGGTTCATCTCAGTCCCGGCGCTCGGAGCGATGGCCGGGTCAGTCGTCGGTATGGCCGTCCTCCTCAAGTTCGTCCTCTCCGGTCGTCCACAGGCCGGACTCCCGCCCCTCAACGGCGGTGCCATCCTCGGCTTCCTCCTCGGCTGCGCCCTGAGCGGGAGCTGGGGCTGGCTCCTGATAGCGTGA